The DNA sequence GATTCTTTGATATGACAGATGGTGAAGACAACAGACCCACAATTACATTTCTGTACCAGCTTGTTAAAGGGGTCGCAGCCAGGAGTTACGGTTTAAATGTTGCTCGACTTGCTGGTATTAACGAAGATATTATTCGGGAGGCAGCGTTGTTGTCTGCACAGCTGGAGAGGAAGGTTCAGAAGAGAAGGTATGTAAGCACACTTCAAATCACTGTCAGAAATTATATGCCTTTTACTTCGATAATTCATAAATGTTACGATACAAACctgaaatttatagatattttgtgttttagattTGAAATGGAAGCCTTCCAGAATATAATGTCTGCAGAAAATGACCATGAGCTATTGAAGcacataaaaacatttattgaatCAAGTAACATACCAGAGTGattttatgcaaatttgaaaCATGTCCCTTGTTTGCatggaaataaaagacaaaaacCCTTTGTGTACAAGTATTTTCTTTCAgtctaaattatctaaatgtACGGATTTGCATCTTTAAATTCAATGGTTACTTTTGCAGCTTTTTTCATTAGGAAGTCTATCATGAAGTTTGCACcatgttttaatgttaacaaACACTACATCTATGGGCTCCCCTGTGGCAAGGTTTGCTGTAGAATGTGGAAAATATCCCCCAATTTCGGAGAAAAACTGCTTGATTTTGTTGAGTTTATCATCTGTTTTGAAAGAATCCACGTAATTATTGCTTTTCACTAAGAACTCGACTGTCCACACATCCACAGTGAGTCTCCCAGAGAGCAGGTCATCCCTCATTGACTCCAGTACCAAAAGTTCTGCCCCCTCCACATCTAGTGAGAAATAATCTATGTGGTGTATGCCGATCTTGTCCAGCACGGTTTTCATTGAGTAACACGGCACTTTGGCGACCTCGGGACTCTTGAGCAGGTGTATCTGTTTCTCTACTGCCTTCATTCCCCCGAACACATCGTCCTTTATGAAGTCCACACTGTTTTGGTTACCTAAGATACAAGCACATAGTCGCCATACGTGTCGCTTGTGAGCGTCAATTTGACGACAGAGGTCGGGATTAGCTTCTATCAGGAGACCCGCCCAACCGTGTCTGCGCTCCAACCACAGAGTATTGGACAAGTGCTTCCCATCGAATGCTCCCATTTCTATAAAGAATCCATTCtcttttggaaatattttgtataccccCTCGTCTTGCCCCGCTTGTGAGTACATCACGTTAGGATTTTTTACGGTGTGAACGGGATGTGGGGGTAACATGTGCACGGTGACGTCATTTTTACGATGGTGAGAGTAAAGGTAGATGACTACAGCAAATACGATCACAAAACCCAGGAAATGCTTGTTTCTTCTGACTCTGTCGCCGCAGCTGAAACAGCAATCACAGCAATATTAGCATTGTGTAATTGGCCCCGAAAGATAGGGGATATCTGTTCATTCAAATCGAGCTTGGAAGGCACAGTTTACTTTACTAGCCATGCATTGACAATCAATGGTGGCGAAATTTACCTTTATTTAAGATATATCGTGATACATTAGCAACAAATCGGTCATTCACCATGCGTCCGGCAttggaagtgagaatcacgggtctttcggatgtgaCCTCAAAAACGGAGGTTCCGTGTAGCAACCCTAACTGCTAGGGCCCTGAGCGCGAagcgtaggtctaaatttgtggtgcttcatctacagctggtgatgtctcaatatgagaggaaaattctcgatgggacgtgaaacatcaaacaataacacatttgtaTATGATCACACGTTGTTTCACAATTTCCTATTTCGAACCGTCACCACCttcttgtattttaaaacagCTTTAAAATGGCCGATGCTGACATCAATAGAACTAACTTAGACTTACGGTAGACTGAGAATCCCCCACTTTTACCACAATGGTAGGAGCAATTTCCATCCCCTTTCATGTTCTAGAACTCGTTAGAGCCATTGGGCGTCTATATAAGTACCGGGGCTTGCTCTCGGCTTGTAAAATTAAGCTTGAAAgaatgttgttgatttttccaaAATACTTTTTTTAACCTGTGAAGATTTCCGCCTAAGCCTAACTCGCCTAATCATTTACGTCTGGGATTGTATAGCCCCGTTCCTATCCTCGTTAGACGAGTGGACAGGAATAAGCCTGGATGTCGGCTACGTCAGAGAGAGAATACCCAGTTCCCAACCCATAAAACATGTCGGTGTCATATGCTATGTTTCTATACcaagaatacaaaaacaacaGTCAAATGCCTGGACTCTGCTGCTACATCTTACAGTTGATGAAAGTTATAActaaagtgatcaatctcataaactttataaataatagaaaggagaagggcaaacacggagccctggacacatcagaggtgggatcaggtgcctaggagtttAAGCATCAACTGTTGAACAATATCTATATTCCAAAGATTATTTTCCGTAAGGTTTACTTTTCTTGAAACGTCAACAGAGGACATGCCAGActttatttaatcaataatTGTCAATTGAAGTTAGTTATTTTGTCGATCGTTAAACCTTTGTCGATATCCTTATACTCTGATGGAGTCAGCTAAATATGTTCATGTAGAAAGATGAAATTTGGCATGTCCTTGAATTTGAAGTGGGCGAACTTTAAAACCTTAGCAACACACGCGCACGCGCGAAATGTTGATCTTGCAACATGGATATAACCTGTCTTCGCTAACCAGCGTGACAATCTGCCCTTCTCAGGATAGCGCATCTTCGCTAGTCAAGTGTTCCGGGAGATGAGAGTAAGCAAATCGGACACTTGGCAAGCGAAGATGAAATTTAAGCGAATCGCTTGGCTAGCAAAGGTGAGAGTAATTTCAAGCGAATCGGACATTTGGGTAGCGAAGACGAGAGAAAGCGAATTGGACACTTGGCTAGCAAGGATCTGTATCTGTATAGGTACGTTGAATCACCACTTCCGGCATTTGATCAACGGATGAGAgaaagcgaatcggacacttggctagcaaagatgtgagaaagcgaatcggacacatggctagcgaagatgaggATGGAGAGGGGGAAAACTCATCACAGTTGTacaacccttggctagcgaagaagATGAGCATGTATACGATTCACAACACATcagttgaaaacaaaaatacacataaaTATTCCCTACCTAAATCCTGGTGTTGCCGTCATATCGAGAATACCGGCCTGCTAGCAGTGTTTATATGTTGGATTTCCATTTAAAGCTACTTAGAAAACACTTCTATTGTTAAATTTACAGTACATATTAGGCCTAGATTAAAATATGATCTGTGTCCCCTTGTAACCCATTATTTTGACCTGCGAGTAGGTGAGGAatggattgattgtataattagtctagtcaatctgtcaaaatttaaaccaaacctcaaactaattgctaCAAAGCTAATTACCACTTAAAATGaagatatttgtatatataagtaacatattaaaactaaacaaaataataattttggggaaaattaaATTTTGGGGGTAAATATTCGGTTTTCACATAAAAATCGCGGAAATCTGGgaaaatttaatatttatatcaaatcaattggtatcaaattatttaaaactcaaattacAGGATTGTGTTTGTACAATCAATATAGAAATTTTTATACAACAAATTGGTGTATggaatttggggggggggggggggggggtatcgtTTTAGTGGAAAAATCGCTGAAAACTGGAAATATGGATGATTTGGTCAACTGTCttaattttaagatatttacAACTAAAATAACAGCAGGCATGTTCACGAAACTCTCTTAAGATATGTCCTAAGATCATGAAGATATAACTTAGGAAAAAAGTTAGGAACATCCCAAGATCAACTTATAGTGTCCTAAGTCTAAGGATGTTTCTCGACGATATCTAGGAACATCCTAGTTAGGACGTCATAACTAATTAGGAACATTCTTATTCCTTTACGTGTATTTATACACATGATATTCGTGACATATTTCCAagaaaacaattaaaatatctagACACATACAACTAGAGAAAAGacaaatattatttatttatttgaatattcTTAATTCAGATATCGTGAATTCAATACAACCATGTTATAAACTAAgaaattttaatattatttactactttaaataaaatagtaAAATAAACGGATATTGTGATACTTGAACCTATGCATGTATGtttaatatactagtatattattATTTCACGGTTTCCATGGGCTCTTCGCTTCAATATTATGGCTGTAGCCATGTTTATACAAACTTAGGATGATCTTAGGACAAGGATTATGCTGTCATAAAGCTGGGATAAACTTGGGGCGTGTCCTAAATTTAGGAAAGCTTCGAGAACCTGACTTAAGATTAAGACATGTCCTAAGACATACTAAGGCCATGTCACAGTCCTAAGACAGCTTCGTGAATTTTTCATGTACCGATAACGTAAAAACTATACAATTTTAAATGAAGTGAAAAACGGAATTTTGGAGTAAAATATTCTTATTTCAGTGGAAAAATCacagaaaactgaaaaaaataattctttgatttttctttgactttctgtgttgtttttatattgcaGTTATTTATTAGTACTTTGCAACATATTTtgttgatgtttttttttaaagagagaCCTCGATAACACCGCCAAAACACAAAATGAGGGATTAGTCAAGTGATTTGAAGTACGTGGCTGATGGGAGTCAGCCTTTTTAAAACTTGTTCGTTGACCAAATCATCCACATTTCCAGTTTTCAGCGATTTTTCTACTAGAAAACGATATTTCCCCccaaaaatttcattttccataaatCAATTTGTGTTTCcaattttttaatattgattGTACAAATACAATCCTgtaatttgagttttaaataatttgataccaactgatttgatataaatattaaaattttccaGTTTCCTTATTTTCTAATGAAAACCCCAAGatcgataaaattaagttattcaaataaatgataaaaccaattggaacgtatgtcttgcttcaaacattaataaaaataagtttaaaagatgTGTATTGACAAACATTAGCCAAAATATGTCGAGTTTAATTCaagtaataaacaattttagCGTTAAAATCGAGGGGTAtcaccgaatttcagaaaaactgcctccgtgaaacaaaataaatttagcatgaacatgttcttcgagttttcctctaaaaaactttcgctttgaaattttgtttcacgacggcattttttaataataataaaaatacacttatatagcaccttatctaaaaatactctaaagcgctgtacaacatactaaaatttacaattgataattaaaagaaaaaccataaAATACACAACGAATAATCCTTACACATTTAAGCATGAATGCAACATTATGtcataatggataaaaagtacaaatcaagacaatttaaagtataaaatatgatgcaagCATACAACGtcctaaatatatgaaaaacaaacaagtaaaactACTCAAAGGAATCTAAAACACAAATGTACCCAAAGTTCATTAAATTTAACAGTACATAGCTATTTAAAGGTTATAGGATTGACAGAAAAGATGAGTTTTTAACAGACGTTTAAAACATTCAAGATTTTTGGCGTTTCTGAGCTGGCTAGGCAGATTGTTCCAGAGTGTGGATGCAGCCTTGTCGAATCTGCGTCCACCGTAGGTCTTAGTTCTGACTGATGGTACAGTTAATAGATTTGCGGTTTCTGAACGCAGGGCTCTTGTCGGGTTCTATGGAATAATGAGTTCCATTAGATATCctggaattttttaaatataaatttcaaaaattcgaaacgacttcactgatattattttcaacttcacctgtacttTAATTTTCCCTAGCAATGTATGGTCTACTACGTGATTCATTGGAAAAGGTCGTcgacttttatatatatgtataaagatgttttcttttttaaaacgaccgggttcgaatccctcacgaacacaattttttttttctatatcacgttcccatctagattttttcctcttaattgaaacacgcttcttgtttttataaatgtttcatgtctgTTCATTACtatgccgagtttgaaataagctttcaacctggacactgtttagtttgtgaataggactcgcaacaaacacgccgaatactaCAGAAGTCGatgggtatagaattaatatttatttaactggcggccgccacttaattaaTACATGGtggctgccaattgcaaaaacaatatAATTCGTATTGCTGAGTGATTATAtaggaaagatttagaatagtacgcaaacacgcagcatcgtctttcaaagtgtagggacagtcgtcggagaaattgtcttctacgaTTGTTGACAAGTAGAAAAAGAACCTAAAAATGtctcttttgcccaaacttcgtactcctaaattcgAGTCCTTCAAtttatcagttcattcattattaccattcattactaccaccaaaagactggggtgggggccaatccgccaattaatcttatttcacatgtgaaaataacttatttgcatgtgaaaataacagaaattgaacgttgtcaaaaaaaaaaaaaaaaaaaatggagggtcagccccgtgGTTCTACATGCCTAATACGTTGATATATTAAGTACACATGAAGATTTgcaacaataatttaatgctatatcacatacatattactaagcattggggaaGGATTggacccctttcattttgagagagagataaagagagatgagttgaataactggtgacCGCCATATGAatcatataaattaagtggcggccgccatttaaatgaatattaattctatatccTGGCTTCCGtagaatacagcatgcaataccttgTTTTAATAGTCAGGTTGCTAACGAGAAATTGTATGCTTTTCTGAGTGAAAGTTGTTGACGGTATGGTGcattttacgaaaaaccgttgtaaactttgcaaaaatatttttaaggccaaacaaggcaTTTATAATGCAGTGTCATTTTGTACCTTAGGTACTCCAGGCATCAGTGAAATTATGCGTGTTAAAACCGCTTAATGTCTGATATACATGATGATgcctgtgaaacaaattctgatgatgattttgattaaatatccttctttgaagtatgatctgtatatttgtttttaattctagATATTTTCGACAGTGTTTTAGTACGGTACTGTATCTATTGTAATTAAAGGTACCACCAATGCAGATTTTAAACTCCCGATTTACGACAGGTGTCCAATCATGAATAGGCTTATTGTTCGCCAAGTTCAACCATCTTCTTTCAACCTCTATAGGCGGTCCTTGAAATATACAATCCAGGAAAAGAAAAGCCCAACAAGCATTTGCTGTCCTAAGACCCATTTGGAGGTGACAAAGCTCTCAGAACATGCACCAAAATTTGAATCCACAAAGCCAATGTAAAATCAGTTTTACTCTGTGGATCAGAAATATGGCGATTAACTGCTGCTTCCTCAACAAAACAGTAAAAGTATTCTTGGAACGGTGCCTAAGAAACATCATAGGAGTAAAATGGCCCAACAAAATCAGCAACAAGAAACCAAACAAGAACCGGTTATCCAAACAATAATAACAAGGAAAAGGATTGGACACACATTGAGGATAAAGAACACCAATGTGACACATCATGCTTTAGACTGGAACCGTCAGGGTCATTTGAAGAGAGGCAGGCCAAAATAAAACCCTTGGTGAAGAGATTTGACCTCTGAAAATAGTCAAGACATGGGGAGAAATAAAGAAGTTGGCCAAAGACAGATAGAAGTTGAGAGCTGCAGGGGTCGCCACGAAGTGGATTAAGTCAAGACTGATACGAAATCTTTATCAAGCTATGTGTTAGGAACTAAAGAGTACAAACAGGCTtaaatagtacatgtaacactttATTATAATAACTGATAACAATGCCTGACTTTGCACCAGTACTGGCTGAGGGCATTACTGGGCTATGGTCATCTGTGGGCTGGGCTATGGTCATCTGTGGGCATCACTTGGCTATTGTTGTCCCGGTGAGAAGATAGCCTCCTGCTGCACTCATCTGAATCTCGGGATGGGTTCTCATGGGCAGAATCTATCATAATACAAGATTACAATACTTATAATCTGAGAGGATGAAATGACAATAATATTGGGATAATGTACAttcataaaatctttatttaactCTACAAGTGATTCCTTGCGCCATATCTTGGAACACAGTAACTAACAAATTTACCTGATATTCCTTGAGCTCTATAATTAACAAATTTACCTGATATTCCCTGAGCAATGTCTCAGACACTCTATAATTAACAAATTTACCCGATAGTCCCTGAGCTATGTCTCAGACACTCTATAATTAACAAATTTACCTGATATTCCCTGAGCAATGTCTCAGACACTCTATAATTAACAAATTTACCTGATATTCCCTGAGCAATGTCTCAGACACTCTATAATTAACAAATTTACCTGTCTCAGACACTCTGTGATTAACAAAAATACCTGGTACTACCTGAGCAACATCTCAGACACTCTGTAATTAATAAATTTACCTGGTACTACCTCAGCCATGCCTCAGCCACTCCGTAATTAAGAAATTTACCTGATATTCCTTGAGCCATGTCTCAGActctgtaattaacaaatttacCTGATATTCCCTGAGCCATGTCTCAGACACTCTGTAATTCACTAAACACCCAATCTCTCTCAGATATCCATAAGCATCCATCACTGCCTGTTAAGGTAAAAATAATATTACTGTTAGTGACGCAACCCAACACAATACAAGGGACTTAAAATTTGGTCCAAGATTTCTGTTTGGGCATTACAAGGATATTAACACAAGAgaaccgcaaacggtacataacaCGCctgtgaaaagctaatatagggtgtttttcttttaccatgatttgtagaacttggcttcatGTAGTATCAGCATTCATCaaggtgtgacatactttctttgcatcataaagacaagacaaatcatgtactctctgtgtaatattttcacttgacataagatgtatgtgtaccaagtttgatggtccttgcCCCAATGAATCAgtctgcatcctgctactacgaccttgaccttaagaaacaataggcatcctccacttggcataaagtgtatgtgtataaagtttgacggtcctagcccaaACAGTTTGGTTTGTATACTGTCTactaggttttcctactaagtgatactgtgaccttgacattgaaaaataataagcatcttcctctcattatggtgatcaaatgtaccaacttGCAGTTCTTCAAGCTTACAGTTTagtttgtatactgcctacaaagTCTTCCTACTGTGATactgcaaccttgacctttgacctctaaccTTAAAAAACATtaagcatcttcctctcatcatggtgttCAAATGTACCAAATTGCAATATCCTGAAGCTtatggtttggtttgtatcccgcctacaaggttttcctacaaAGAAATATGACCTTGGCcattgacttctgaccttgaaaaacaataggcatcttcctctcatcatggtgatctaATTTACTAaattgtaatatcctggagcttatggttcagtttgtatcccgcccacaagggtttcctactaagtgatactacgaccttgacctgtgatcttgaaaaacaataggcatcttcctctcatcatggtgatcaaatgtactaagttgcaatattctggagcttacagttcagtttgtatcctgcctacaaggttttcctacaaagaaatatgaccttgaccattgacttctgaccttgaaaaacaataggcatcttcctctcatcatggtgatctaatttacaaaactgtaatatcctggagtttatggttcagtttgtatcctgcccacaagggtttcctactaggttttcctactaagtgatactacgaccttgacctctgatcttgaaaaacaataggcatcttcctctcatcatggtgatcaaatgtaccaagttgtaaaatcctggagcttacggttcgatctgtatcctgcccacaaggtctggacggacagacagacagacagccataccataatacatcccgtctttgacaggcgtataaaaataCTGTAAATACTTAGATATACGCAAGGAATTTATCATCATGTAATTTCGCGAGAATCATCACTCGTGAATT is a window from the Ostrea edulis chromosome 5, xbOstEdul1.1, whole genome shotgun sequence genome containing:
- the LOC125651185 gene encoding uncharacterized protein LOC125651185 → MLPPHPVHTVKNPNVMYSQAGQDEGVYKIFPKENGFFIEMGAFDGKHLSNTLWLERRHGWAGLLIEANPDLCRQIDAHKRHVWRLCACILGNQNSVDFIKDDVFGGMKAVEKQIHLLKSPEVAKVPCYSMKTVLDKIGIHHIDYFSLDVEGAELLVLESMRDDLLSGRLTVDVWTVEFLVKSNNYVDSFKTDDKLNKIKQFFSEIGGYFPHSTANLATGEPIDVVFVNIKTWCKLHDRLPNEKSCKSNH